One genomic window of Camelina sativa cultivar DH55 chromosome 5, Cs, whole genome shotgun sequence includes the following:
- the LOC104788243 gene encoding uncharacterized protein LOC104788243 isoform X2, whose protein sequence is MSSALPLKPMLPLTTTSLPSPFRSDNPNFYRRRSSSSTSCSSQSPSYSSSLFSVRRRRFRSSSPSSIPMIHDEVVVKFSFLGTEDLMSAECFPEHTRDQEDDVEDIWISKEDNVTCRFESDEDTTTTALRIPTQAQAIVEGPGSVTVSELQPTPDVDYIQELLAIQQQGPRSIGFFGTRNMGFMHQELIQILSYAMVITKNHIYTSGASGTNAAVIRGALRAERPELLTVILPQSLKKQPPESQELLSKVQNVIEKPHNDHLPLLEASRLCNMDIISQVQQIICFAFHDSKLLMETCQEAKNLRKIVTLFYLD, encoded by the exons CAACATCGCTACCTTCTCCGTTCCGATCCGATAACCCTAATTTCTATCGCCGTCGTTCCTCTTCCTCTACTTCGTGTTCTTCCCAATCTCCTTCTTATTCTTCGTCGCTTTTCTCTGTTAGACGACGCCGATTTAGATCCTCCTCTCCCTCCTCTATTCCCATG ATTCATGATGAAGTTGTTGTTAAGTTTAGTTTTCTTGGAACAGAAGATTTAATGAGCGCAGAA TGCTTTCCTGAACACACGAGGGATCAAGAGGACGACGTAGAAGATATTTGGATTAGCAAAGAAGACAATGTGACATGTAGGTTTGAATCTGATGAAGACACCACCACTACCGCACTCAGGATTCCAACTCAGGCTCAGGCTATCGTTGAAGGACCTGGTTCAGTTACTGTGTCAGAGCTACAACCAACCCCTGATGTGGATTATATACAA GAGCTGTTGGCTATACAGCAACAAGGACCTAGATCAATTGGCTTCTTTGGAACAAGAAATATGGGTTTCATGCATCAAGAGCTCATTCAGATTCTCAGCTATGCTATGGTTATAACT AAAAACCATATATACACTTCAGGTGCATCTGGAACCAATGCAGCTGTTATAAGAGGTGCACTTAGAGCAGAAAGACCAGAGCTTCTCACCGTTATCTTACCTCAAAGTCTTAAAAAACAACCTCCTGAGAGCCAGGAACTACTGTCAAAA GTACAAAACGTGATAGAAAAGCCTCACAACGACCATTTACCATTACTAGAAGCCAGCAG GCTTTGTAACATGGACATCATATCACAAGTGCAACAAATCATCTGCTTTGCGTTTCATGACAGTAAGCTTCTCATGGAAACATGTCAAGAAGCCAAAAATCTCCGGAAGATTGTTACTCTCTTCTACCTcgattga
- the LOC104788243 gene encoding uncharacterized protein LOC104788243 isoform X1, protein MSSALPLKPMLPLTTTSLPSPFRSDNPNFYRRRSSSSTSCSSQSPSYSSSLFSVRRRRFRSSSPSSIPMIHDEVVVKFSFLGTEDLMSAEVMCFPEHTRDQEDDVEDIWISKEDNVTCRFESDEDTTTTALRIPTQAQAIVEGPGSVTVSELQPTPDVDYIQELLAIQQQGPRSIGFFGTRNMGFMHQELIQILSYAMVITKNHIYTSGASGTNAAVIRGALRAERPELLTVILPQSLKKQPPESQELLSKVQNVIEKPHNDHLPLLEASRLCNMDIISQVQQIICFAFHDSKLLMETCQEAKNLRKIVTLFYLD, encoded by the exons CAACATCGCTACCTTCTCCGTTCCGATCCGATAACCCTAATTTCTATCGCCGTCGTTCCTCTTCCTCTACTTCGTGTTCTTCCCAATCTCCTTCTTATTCTTCGTCGCTTTTCTCTGTTAGACGACGCCGATTTAGATCCTCCTCTCCCTCCTCTATTCCCATG ATTCATGATGAAGTTGTTGTTAAGTTTAGTTTTCTTGGAACAGAAGATTTAATGAGCGCAGAAGTTATG TGCTTTCCTGAACACACGAGGGATCAAGAGGACGACGTAGAAGATATTTGGATTAGCAAAGAAGACAATGTGACATGTAGGTTTGAATCTGATGAAGACACCACCACTACCGCACTCAGGATTCCAACTCAGGCTCAGGCTATCGTTGAAGGACCTGGTTCAGTTACTGTGTCAGAGCTACAACCAACCCCTGATGTGGATTATATACAA GAGCTGTTGGCTATACAGCAACAAGGACCTAGATCAATTGGCTTCTTTGGAACAAGAAATATGGGTTTCATGCATCAAGAGCTCATTCAGATTCTCAGCTATGCTATGGTTATAACT AAAAACCATATATACACTTCAGGTGCATCTGGAACCAATGCAGCTGTTATAAGAGGTGCACTTAGAGCAGAAAGACCAGAGCTTCTCACCGTTATCTTACCTCAAAGTCTTAAAAAACAACCTCCTGAGAGCCAGGAACTACTGTCAAAA GTACAAAACGTGATAGAAAAGCCTCACAACGACCATTTACCATTACTAGAAGCCAGCAG GCTTTGTAACATGGACATCATATCACAAGTGCAACAAATCATCTGCTTTGCGTTTCATGACAGTAAGCTTCTCATGGAAACATGTCAAGAAGCCAAAAATCTCCGGAAGATTGTTACTCTCTTCTACCTcgattga
- the LOC104788243 gene encoding uncharacterized protein LOC104788243 isoform X3 gives MSSALPLKPMLPLTTTSLPSPFRSDNPNFYRRRSSSSTSCSSQSPSYSSSLFSVRRRRFRSSSPSSIPMCFPEHTRDQEDDVEDIWISKEDNVTCRFESDEDTTTTALRIPTQAQAIVEGPGSVTVSELQPTPDVDYIQELLAIQQQGPRSIGFFGTRNMGFMHQELIQILSYAMVITKNHIYTSGASGTNAAVIRGALRAERPELLTVILPQSLKKQPPESQELLSKVQNVIEKPHNDHLPLLEASRLCNMDIISQVQQIICFAFHDSKLLMETCQEAKNLRKIVTLFYLD, from the exons CAACATCGCTACCTTCTCCGTTCCGATCCGATAACCCTAATTTCTATCGCCGTCGTTCCTCTTCCTCTACTTCGTGTTCTTCCCAATCTCCTTCTTATTCTTCGTCGCTTTTCTCTGTTAGACGACGCCGATTTAGATCCTCCTCTCCCTCCTCTATTCCCATG TGCTTTCCTGAACACACGAGGGATCAAGAGGACGACGTAGAAGATATTTGGATTAGCAAAGAAGACAATGTGACATGTAGGTTTGAATCTGATGAAGACACCACCACTACCGCACTCAGGATTCCAACTCAGGCTCAGGCTATCGTTGAAGGACCTGGTTCAGTTACTGTGTCAGAGCTACAACCAACCCCTGATGTGGATTATATACAA GAGCTGTTGGCTATACAGCAACAAGGACCTAGATCAATTGGCTTCTTTGGAACAAGAAATATGGGTTTCATGCATCAAGAGCTCATTCAGATTCTCAGCTATGCTATGGTTATAACT AAAAACCATATATACACTTCAGGTGCATCTGGAACCAATGCAGCTGTTATAAGAGGTGCACTTAGAGCAGAAAGACCAGAGCTTCTCACCGTTATCTTACCTCAAAGTCTTAAAAAACAACCTCCTGAGAGCCAGGAACTACTGTCAAAA GTACAAAACGTGATAGAAAAGCCTCACAACGACCATTTACCATTACTAGAAGCCAGCAG GCTTTGTAACATGGACATCATATCACAAGTGCAACAAATCATCTGCTTTGCGTTTCATGACAGTAAGCTTCTCATGGAAACATGTCAAGAAGCCAAAAATCTCCGGAAGATTGTTACTCTCTTCTACCTcgattga